One stretch of Oncorhynchus clarkii lewisi isolate Uvic-CL-2024 chromosome 3, UVic_Ocla_1.0, whole genome shotgun sequence DNA includes these proteins:
- the LOC139392943 gene encoding neurexophilin-1-like isoform X1, producing MKSEGLPRGMKSTCWCVVLLSLISMVTSAHSSASGSSDVLKSERPKSRAKDLWTTDTSKDLSISHLLSQTFYDKNLSGLDLNYDKLEPYSKQELWDWLHNTSSLHDPRSRSKRRPIVKTGKFKKMFGWGDFHSNIKTVKLNLLITGKIVDHGNGTFSVYFRHNATGQGNVSVGLVPPTKAVEFQLQQSTVLEPKDTKLFNCRVEYEKVEKGTRKSLCSHDPSQSCPQEQTQSHVSWLCSKPFKVICIYISFYSTDYKLVQKVCPDYNYHSDTPYLPTG from the exons ATGAAAAGTGAAGGACTACCAAGAGGAATGAAGTCCACATGTTGGTGCGTTGTTCTCCTGTCACTCATTTCTATG GTTACAAGTGCCCATTCATCTGCATCTGGAAGTTCAGACGTTCTGAAGTCAGAGAGACCAAAGTCAAGAGCTAAGGACCTCTGGACAACAGACACCAGCAAGGACTTATCCATCAGTCATCTGCTCTCCCAGACCTTTTATGACAAGAATCTGTCTGGCCTGGATCTGAACTATGACAAGTTGGAACCGTACTCTAAACAGGAGCTCTGGGACTGGCTCCACAACACCTCTAGCCTTCATGACCCCCGCTCCCGATCCAAGAGGAGACCCATCGTCAAGACAGGAAAGTTCAAGAAGATGTTCGGCTGGGGCGACTTCCACTCCAACATCAAGACAGTGAAGCTCAACCTGCTGATCACCGGGAAGATCGTAGACCACGGCAACGGCACGTTCAGCGTCTACTTCCGCCACAACGCTACGGGCCAGGGCAACGTGTCGGTGGGGCTGGTGCCGCCCACCAAGGCCGTGGAGTTCCAGCTGCAGCAGTCGACGGTCCTCGAACCTAAAGACACCAAGCTGTTCAACTGCAGGGTGGAGTACGAGAAGGTGGAGAAGGGCACCAGGAAGTCGCTGTGTTCCCACGACCCCTCGCAGAGCTGCCCTCAGGAGCAGACCCAGAGCCATGTGTCCTGGCTGTGCTCCAAGCCCTTCAAAGTCATCTGCATCTACATCTCCTTCTACAGCACCGACTACAAGCTGGTGCAGAAAGTGTGTCCGGATTACAACTACCACAGCGATACTCCCTACCTCCCCACCGGGTGA
- the LOC139392943 gene encoding neurexophilin-1-like isoform X2: protein MKSTCWCVVLLIAMSLCFPQVTSAHSSASGSSDVLKSERPKSRAKDLWTTDTSKDLSISHLLSQTFYDKNLSGLDLNYDKLEPYSKQELWDWLHNTSSLHDPRSRSKRRPIVKTGKFKKMFGWGDFHSNIKTVKLNLLITGKIVDHGNGTFSVYFRHNATGQGNVSVGLVPPTKAVEFQLQQSTVLEPKDTKLFNCRVEYEKVEKGTRKSLCSHDPSQSCPQEQTQSHVSWLCSKPFKVICIYISFYSTDYKLVQKVCPDYNYHSDTPYLPTG, encoded by the exons ATGAAGTCCACATGTTGGTGCGTTGTTCTCCT GATTgcaatgtctctttgttttccACAGGTTACAAGTGCCCATTCATCTGCATCTGGAAGTTCAGACGTTCTGAAGTCAGAGAGACCAAAGTCAAGAGCTAAGGACCTCTGGACAACAGACACCAGCAAGGACTTATCCATCAGTCATCTGCTCTCCCAGACCTTTTATGACAAGAATCTGTCTGGCCTGGATCTGAACTATGACAAGTTGGAACCGTACTCTAAACAGGAGCTCTGGGACTGGCTCCACAACACCTCTAGCCTTCATGACCCCCGCTCCCGATCCAAGAGGAGACCCATCGTCAAGACAGGAAAGTTCAAGAAGATGTTCGGCTGGGGCGACTTCCACTCCAACATCAAGACAGTGAAGCTCAACCTGCTGATCACCGGGAAGATCGTAGACCACGGCAACGGCACGTTCAGCGTCTACTTCCGCCACAACGCTACGGGCCAGGGCAACGTGTCGGTGGGGCTGGTGCCGCCCACCAAGGCCGTGGAGTTCCAGCTGCAGCAGTCGACGGTCCTCGAACCTAAAGACACCAAGCTGTTCAACTGCAGGGTGGAGTACGAGAAGGTGGAGAAGGGCACCAGGAAGTCGCTGTGTTCCCACGACCCCTCGCAGAGCTGCCCTCAGGAGCAGACCCAGAGCCATGTGTCCTGGCTGTGCTCCAAGCCCTTCAAAGTCATCTGCATCTACATCTCCTTCTACAGCACCGACTACAAGCTGGTGCAGAAAGTGTGTCCGGATTACAACTACCACAGCGATACTCCCTACCTCCCCACCGGGTGA